The following nucleotide sequence is from Streptomyces bathyalis.
TCAAGAAAGCCGTCAAGTCCCGGCCGCTTGTTCGAAAGAGATCTGCCGCACGGGACCGTCGTCAGACAGGGCCTAGCCCTCCACCGCCAGCCGGATGCCGAGCGCCAGCAGCACGCCGCCCGAGATCTGCTCCAGCCTGCGCCGTACCCCCGCGCGGGACAGTACCCGCCGCATCCGCCCGACGAACCACACGTACGTGCCGTAGTAGCCGATCTCGTAGACCGCCCAGATCGCCGCCAGCGTGACCATCAGCGGCAACTGCGGAGCGCCCTTGGGGACGAACTGCGGCAGGAAGGACATCGCGAAGACCGCCGCCTTCGGGTTGGCGAGATTCAGCAGCAGCCCGGCGCGGTAGGAGCGCCATCCGCTCTCCTGCGTCGGCCCGGAGCTCGCGGCCACCTCGAAGTTGCCGCCGCGCCTCGCCGCGCGGATCGCCTGCACACCGAAGACGATCAGGACGGCGGCTCCCCCGAACCGCAGTACGTCATAGGCCAGTTCGGAAGCCGCAAGCAGCGCCGTCAGCCCGAACGCCGCGACGACGCCCCAGATGAAGACCCCCGTCTCGTTCCCGAGCACCGTCATGAAGCCGGAGCGGCGGCTGCGCAGAGAGCTGCGGATGATCAGCACGGTGCTGGGGCCCGGCGAGAGGGCGACCAGCGTACAAGCACCCAAGAAGGACAGCAGAGTCATCAGCATGCGGCCCATCCTTGCCGTGCGCCCGGTCCTGTGCGAACGGATTTCCCCAGGACGTCCGCCTGTCCCGCCGGGTCAGCCGCGCACGTCGTGTCCGGGCTTCCCCGGCAGGAACGAGGCGATGAGCAGCCCGGCCAGCGCGGCTCCCGCCGCGATGAGGAACGAGACGCGGAAGCCCTCCTGGCTGGGCACGCCGGTGCCGCCCAGCGGGATGCTCATGCGTGCCAGTACCACGCCGACGACTGCGCTGGAGGTGGAGGTGCCGATCGAACGCATCAGTGTGTTCAGCCCGTTCGCCGCCCCCGACTCGGACGGCGGGACGGCGCCGATGATCAGGGCGGGCATGGCCGAGTAGGCGATGCCGATGCCGACGCCGATGAGGACTGCGGTCAGCACGACCTGCCACACGGCGCCCATCAGTGCCGTACCGCTCAGGTAGGCGACGGCGAGGACCACGAGTCCGGCCATCAGCGAGACCTTCGGGCCGTGGGTCTCGGAGATGCGTGCCGAGAGCGAGGAGACGAGCATCATCGCGATGCCCATGGGCGCCACGCACATCCTGGCCACGACCATCGTCTGCCCGAGGCCGTAGCCGGTGGACCGGGGCAGCTGAAGCAGCTGCGGCAGCACCAGCGTCGCGGCGTAGAAGGCCAGCCCGACGGTGATGGAGGCGAGGTTGGTCAGCAGCACCTGGCGGCGTGCCGTGCTGCGCAGGTCGACCAGCGGCTCGCGCACGCGCAGTTCCATCAGACCCCACAGCACGAAGACCACCGGCGCGGCGGCGAAGAGGCCCAGCGTGATTCCGCTGCTCCAGCCCCAGTCGCCGCCCTTGGATATCGCGAGCAGCAGCATGACGAGCCCGGCGGTCAGGCCCAGCGCTCCGGGGACGTCGAAGCGGCCTCCGGTGCGCTGCGCGGACTCCGGCACGACGGTGACGACCATCAGCATGGCCAGGGCGCCGAGACCGGCCGACCCGAAGAACAGCACGTGCCAGTCGGCGTGCTGGGCGATGTACGCGGCGGCCGGCATGGCGAGCGCGCCGCCGACGCCGAGCGACGAGCTCATGAACGCCATGGCCGAACCGAGCCTGGCCGGTGGCAGTTCGTCCCGCATGATGCTGATGCCCAGCGGGATGGCCCCCATCGCGAACCCCTGCACGGCACGTCCCGCGATCATCGGCACGAGCGACGAGGTCAGCGCGCACATCAGCGAACCGGCCACCATCGCGCCGAGGCTGGCGAGGATGAGCCGGCGCTTGCCGTACAGATCGCCGAGCCGCCCCATGATGGGCGTGGCCACGGCACCGGAGAGCAGCGTCGCCGTGACGACCCACGCCGCGTCGGACGCGGTGGTCCCCAGCAGCTGCGGCAGCCGTGCCACGACGGGTACGAGCAGCGTCTGCATGACCGCGACGGAGATACCGGCGAAAGCCAGGATCGCCACAACTCCCCTGCTCGCGCTCGGTGTTCCCTCCCCGGGCGGGCCGGCGCCCGCCACTCCGCCGCGGGTGCTCGTGCCTCCCCCGGCGTCGTCCGCCCCCGAGCTCCGCGGATGCGGCTCGGCGGAGGAGGACGGTGCGGCGCTGCGGGCATGGGTCATGCGGACTCCGTTGCGTGACGGACGGCTGTTCGGATCGTTTGTAACGTACAAGCGAACCGCCGCACTCCGCCCGGCTATTCCGCCCGGGCCGCGGGAGGGACGAGCAGGCGGGCTCGGGGTGTTTCCCGGCGGCCAGCGTGGGAAGTCCACGCATGACGGTGTGGTCCGTCCACCGTCCAGAGCCTGCGGCCGTCTCCCCGTCCGTCCGGACCTCCGGTCCGCCTCGCGGGGCACGGCAGAGGCTCCGTCCTCCCCGCTTCAGCAGGCGAGGACGTACGTACGAATCCTCCATCCGGAAGGCCCTCTGTGAACGACACCACCGAAACGTCCGCGCACCCCGGCGCCGAGCAGGGCCGTCAGTCCAAACGCGAGGGCCGGCGTGGTCGTCGGGGTCGTTACCGAGATCGTCGTGGGCAGCGTGGTGGGCGTGAGGATGCTGAGCCGCAGATCGCCGAGGATGATGTGCTGATCCCCGTCGGCGGGATTCTGGACATTCTTGACAACTATGCGTTCGTGCGGACGTCGGGGTATCTGCCGGGTCCGAATGATGTGTATGTGTCGCTGGCGCAGGTGCGTAAGAACGGTCTGCGTAAGGGTGATCACGTCACCGGTGCGGTGCGGCAGCCGCGTGAGGGTGAGCGGCGGGAGAAGTTCAACGCTCTGGTGCGTTTGGACTCGGTCAATGGTGCCTCGCCGGAGGGCGGCAGGTCGCGGGCGGAGTTCAACAAGCTCACGCCGCTGTATCCGCAGGAGCGGCTGCGGCTGGAGACCGAGCCGAACCAGCTGACCTCGCGGATCATCGATCTGGTCTCGCCGATCGGTAAGGGGCAGCGTGGGTTGATCGTGGCGCCGCCGAAGGCGGGCAAGACGATGGTGCTGCAGTCGATCGCGAACTCGATCACGGTGAACAATCCGGAGTGCCATTTGATGGTGGTGCTGGTCGATGAGCGGCCGGAAGAGGTCACCGACATGCAGCGGTCGGTGAAGGGTGAGGTGATCTCCTCGACCTTCGACCGTCCCGCGGAGGATCACACCACGATCGCGGAGCTGGCGATCGAGCGTGCGAAGCGGCTGGTGGAGCTGGGGCACGATGTGGTGGTGCTGCTGGACAACATCACGCGTCTGGGCCGTGCCTACAACCTCTCGGCCCCGGCTTCGGGGCGGATCCTGTCCGGTGGTGTGGATTCCACGGCGCTGTATCCGCCGAAGAAGTTCTTCGGTGCGGCGCGGAACATCGAGGACGGCGGGTCGCTGACGATTCTGGCCGCGGCGCTGGTGGAGACCGGCTCGCGGATGGATGAGGTGATCTTCGAGGAGTTCAAGGGCACCGGCAACATGGAGCTGAAGCTGGACCGGAAACTCTCGGAGAAGCGGATCTTCCCCGCGGTGGACGTGGACGCCTCCGGCACCCGCAAGGAGGAGATCCTCATGGCGGGCGACGAGCTGCAGATCATCTGGAAGCTCCGCCGGGTCCTGCACGCCCTGGACCAGCAGCAGGCCATCGAGCTGCTCCTGGACAAGATGAAGCAGACCAAGTCCAACACCGAGTTCCTGCTCCAGATCCAGAAGACCACCCCCACCCCCGGCAACGGCGGCGACTGACCGGCGGCGCACACGGCGCCGCCGGGCCCCGGCCCGTGGCCGGGGCCCGGCGAACGGCGGGTCTCAGGACTCCGAGGGCACCAGGCGCACGGCGATGCTGTTGATGCAGTAGCGCTGGTCGGTCGGGGTCGGGTAACCCTCACCGTCGAAGACATGGCCGAGGTGCGAACCGCAGCGGGCGCACCTGACCTCTGTGCGGAGCATGCCCATCGAGTGGTCCTCGATCAGCTCGACGGCATCGGACTGGGCCGGGTCGTAGAAGCTGGGCCAGCCGCAGTGCGACTCGAACTTCGTGTCGGAGCGGAAGAGCTCCGCGCCACAGGCCCGGCAGTTGTAGACGCCGGTGGTCTTGGTGTCGGTGTATTCGCCGGTGAAGGCGGGCTCCGTACCGGCTTCGCGCAGCACCCGGTACTCGTCGGAGCTGAGCTCGGCCCGCCACTGCTCTTCCGGCTTCTCGATCTCGTACGTCACGGCCCGTCGGCCTCCTTCGTCGGTCCCCGGGGGGCGTCCCCGTGATGGTCAGTGCGGCAGCCGGGCGAGGATCTCGGGACCCAGCTCCGTCACGTCACCTGCCCCCATCGTGAGAACAAGATCACCGGGTTCCGCCATTCCCGCGACCACTTCCGCGCCGGCCGTGCCGGTCGCCGCGTGCCGCACATCGGCGCCCGCGGCGCGTGCCGCGTCGATGATCAGGTCGCTCGTGACGCCCGGAATCGGGTCCTCACGGGCGGGATAGATGTCGAGGACGACGGAGGCGTCTGCCAGGGCCAGGGACTCCCCCATCTCCGTGGCCAGCTCCTGCGTGCGGCTGAAGAGGTGCGGCTGGAAGAGCACGATGATGCGCCCGTCGCCCGCGCCGCCCCGGATGGCCTCCAGGTCGGCGGTCATCTCCGTCGGGTGGTGCGCGTAGGAGTCGATGACCTGCACGCTGTTCGCCTCGCCCTTGAGCTGGAGCCGGCGGCGTACGCCGGTGTACGTGCCCAGGGCCTTCGCGAGCTCGCCCGCCGGCACGCCCAGCTCGGAGCCCGCGACGAGGGCGGCGACGGCGTTGAGCGCGTAGTGCCTGCCGGGCACGAAGACCGCGAAGGTCAGCTCGTCCCCGTCGAGCCGGACGGTGGCCTCGCTGGTCAGGCCGTGCGGGGTGATGTCGAGGACGCGCACGTCCGCGTCTGCGGCCTCGCCGTAGGTGCGGACCCGCACATCTCCGCGCTCGCGCACCCGGCGCGTCAGCTCGCGGGCGCCCTCGTGGTCGGCGGAGACGACGAGCACGCCGCCGGGGCGGATCCGGTCGGCGAAGGTCACGAAGGACTCGTAGATCTCCTCCATGGAGGAGTAGTTGGCGTGGTGGTCGAGTTCCACGTTGAGCACGATGGCCACATCGGGCGCGTACTTGTGGAAGCTGCGGTCCGACTCGTCGGCCTCGGCGACGAAGATCTCGCCGCGTCCGTTGTGGGCGTTGGAGCCGGGCTCGTTCAGGTCGCCGCCGATGGCGTACGACGGGTCGAGGCCGAGGGCGCCCAAGGCGACGGCGAGCATCGAGGTGGTGGTGGTCTTGCCGTGGGTGCCCGCGACGGCCAGCGGCCTGCAGGCGTCCATCAGCGCGGCGAGCGCGTCGGAGCGGTGCACGACGGGGACGCCTCGCGACGCGGCCGCGGCCAGCTCGGGATTGTCGGGGCGGATGGCGCTGGAGACGACGACGCAGCTGGCGTCCTGAGCGAGATGTGTGGCGTCGTGGCCAATGTGCACGGTCGCGCCCAGCCCGCGCAGCGCCGCCGCCGTCACCGACTCCCTGGCGTCGCTGCCCTGCACCCGCGCTCCGCGCTGGGTGAGGATCTTCGCGATGCCTGACATCCCCGCGCCGCCGATGCCGATGAAGTGCGGGCGTGCGAGGTCCGCCGGGACGGTCGGTGTGGACAGGTCGGCTGCCATGCGGGCGCCTCCATGACTCGTACTCTCACGAACGGGCGCGCTGCGCGGCTCCGGGAAGCCCCGGAGCATGCACGACGCGCCCGCTCAGCCTATGCGCTACGCGGCGGCCGCCCCGCCTCCGGCTCCGCAGCACCCTGTCCTGTTCCACTCGGGACCCCTCGGCAGGGGCCAGGCAGGAGTCCGGCGGGCAGCCAGCAGGTCCGGCAGATCCGCCAGGAGGTCTGGCAGAGATCCGGCAGGTGTCCGCCGGTGCCGGCTACGGGGTGTGGGCGAAGAGCTTCAGCACGGGGACGCCCACCTTGTGCCGGGCCCTGGTCGCCCAGTCGCGGTGGAAGAACTCCTCGACCAGGTGCGGGGCCGTCAGCACGATGACCTCGTCCGCCTTGTGCCGCTCCACCGTCGCGGTCAGCACGTCGAGCGGATGGTTCTCGATGACCTGCCCCTCCGCCTGGGCACCCGACTCGCGCAGCAGCGCAAGCGAGTGCTCGAGGGCCCGGACGGCCGGATCGTGCGTGTCGCGGTCCTCCGGTTCGCTGCCCTCCCGGACGGCCTGGTCGAACTCTCCGAGTGCGACGTCGTCCAGGGCCCGCAGCAGGCGGTCCTGGTCACCTCGCGGCTGTATCAGTACGACGAAGGAGACAGCCTCGTCACCGTGCAGCGTCGTGACGAGTTCCACATCGTCGGACACCAGCGGCTTCTCGATCATCAGC
It contains:
- a CDS encoding LysE family translocator, translating into MLMTLLSFLGACTLVALSPGPSTVLIIRSSLRSRRSGFMTVLGNETGVFIWGVVAAFGLTALLAASELAYDVLRFGGAAVLIVFGVQAIRAARRGGNFEVAASSGPTQESGWRSYRAGLLLNLANPKAAVFAMSFLPQFVPKGAPQLPLMVTLAAIWAVYEIGYYGTYVWFVGRMRRVLSRAGVRRRLEQISGGVLLALGIRLAVEG
- a CDS encoding MFS transporter; its protein translation is MTHARSAAPSSSAEPHPRSSGADDAGGGTSTRGGVAGAGPPGEGTPSASRGVVAILAFAGISVAVMQTLLVPVVARLPQLLGTTASDAAWVVTATLLSGAVATPIMGRLGDLYGKRRLILASLGAMVAGSLMCALTSSLVPMIAGRAVQGFAMGAIPLGISIMRDELPPARLGSAMAFMSSSLGVGGALAMPAAAYIAQHADWHVLFFGSAGLGALAMLMVVTVVPESAQRTGGRFDVPGALGLTAGLVMLLLAISKGGDWGWSSGITLGLFAAAPVVFVLWGLMELRVREPLVDLRSTARRQVLLTNLASITVGLAFYAATLVLPQLLQLPRSTGYGLGQTMVVARMCVAPMGIAMMLVSSLSARISETHGPKVSLMAGLVVLAVAYLSGTALMGAVWQVVLTAVLIGVGIGIAYSAMPALIIGAVPPSESGAANGLNTLMRSIGTSTSSAVVGVVLARMSIPLGGTGVPSQEGFRVSFLIAAGAALAGLLIASFLPGKPGHDVRG
- the msrB gene encoding peptide-methionine (R)-S-oxide reductase MsrB; its protein translation is MTYEIEKPEEQWRAELSSDEYRVLREAGTEPAFTGEYTDTKTTGVYNCRACGAELFRSDTKFESHCGWPSFYDPAQSDAVELIEDHSMGMLRTEVRCARCGSHLGHVFDGEGYPTPTDQRYCINSIAVRLVPSES
- the murC gene encoding UDP-N-acetylmuramate--L-alanine ligase, yielding MAADLSTPTVPADLARPHFIGIGGAGMSGIAKILTQRGARVQGSDARESVTAAALRGLGATVHIGHDATHLAQDASCVVVSSAIRPDNPELAAAASRGVPVVHRSDALAALMDACRPLAVAGTHGKTTTTSMLAVALGALGLDPSYAIGGDLNEPGSNAHNGRGEIFVAEADESDRSFHKYAPDVAIVLNVELDHHANYSSMEEIYESFVTFADRIRPGGVLVVSADHEGARELTRRVRERGDVRVRTYGEAADADVRVLDITPHGLTSEATVRLDGDELTFAVFVPGRHYALNAVAALVAGSELGVPAGELAKALGTYTGVRRRLQLKGEANSVQVIDSYAHHPTEMTADLEAIRGGAGDGRIIVLFQPHLFSRTQELATEMGESLALADASVVLDIYPAREDPIPGVTSDLIIDAARAAGADVRHAATGTAGAEVVAGMAEPGDLVLTMGAGDVTELGPEILARLPH
- a CDS encoding indole-3-glycerol phosphate synthase; translation: MFTTVLMIEKPLVSDDVELVTTLHGDEAVSFVVLIQPRGDQDRLLRALDDVALGEFDQAVREGSEPEDRDTHDPAVRALEHSLALLRESGAQAEGQVIENHPLDVLTATVERHKADEVIVLTAPHLVEEFFHRDWATRARHKVGVPVLKLFAHTP